A genomic window from Vitis riparia cultivar Riparia Gloire de Montpellier isolate 1030 chromosome 18, EGFV_Vit.rip_1.0, whole genome shotgun sequence includes:
- the LOC117907450 gene encoding methyltransferase-like protein 2 isoform X2, with protein MGPAQQILENLSAQRKRRWAVKMAVAETSDRLSAFLSSGIYRLESSNAVFIDPVRVLNRSYSRFRVSPSMYYSRFFDSKHEDQESRFSSNSRKRKRKEKQPHALNERERSADERHQEARPLLLKAHESLLEATDLLSVICNLRNDVCSLTESEESLPIVEQSFVELGRVWQAPLYEIILHFHQHCKPSGDASSPLIQYKEERVIPIFNNLVVNETSDNVEAEFLNSRYVIPRESCFYMSDLRQIHNLIPAESDCGFSLIVIDPPWENKSASQKLVYSTLPNRYFLSLPIKKLTHTEGALIALWVTNREKLRGFVEKELFPAWGVSYAATFYWLKGMDSEYQSRLKPLQDNQVIISIPGDYSRKPPIGELLMEYVPELKPARCIELFAREMQAGWISWGNEPLHFQELRYFRGTREKG; from the exons ATGGGACCGGCCCAGCAGATCCTTGAAAACTTGTCGGCACAGAGGAAGAGACGCTGGGCTGTGAAAATGGCGGTCGCGGAAACCAGCGACCGCTTGTCTGCGTTCCTGAGCTCAGGCATATACCGACTGGAGAGCAGCAATGCCGTGTTCATAGATCCGGTTCGTGTCCTAAACCGTTCATATTCCCGATTTAGGGTGTCTCCGTCTATGTATTATTCTCGTTTCTTCGATTCCAAACACGAGGATCAGGAATCTAGGTTTTCTTCGAACTCAAGAAAGCGGAAACGCAAGGAGAAACAACCTCACGCTCTTAACGAGAGAGAGCGATCAGCTGATGAACGACACCAG GAAGCAAGGCCTTTGCTGTTGAAGGCACATGAATCTTTATTGGAAGCTACTGATCTTTTATCGGTTATCTGCAATTTAAGGAATGATGTATGTTCTTTAACAGAGAGCGAAGAATCATTGCCGATAGTTGAACAGTCTTTTGTGGAGCTTGGAAGGGTTTGGCAAGCCCCTTTGTACGAGATAATTCTTCACTTTCATCAACATTGCAAGCCTTCCGGCGATGCAA GTTCCCCTCTCATACAGTATAAAGAAGAAAGGGTTATCCCAATATTTAACAACTTAGTTGTTAATGAGACAAGTGATAATGTTGAGGCTGAATTTCTGAACAGCCGATATGTAATTCCCAGAGAGAGCTGTTTCTACATG TCGGATTTAAGGCAGATTCACAACCTGATTCCTG CTGAATCCGATTGTGGCTTCAGTCTTATAGTGATTGATCCACCTTGGGAAAACAAAAGTGCCAGTCAGAAATTGGT GTACTCAACTTTGCCGAACCGTTACTTCTTATCCCTTCCCATTAAGAAACTTACTCACACTGAAGGAGCACTTATAGCACTATGGGTGACCAACAGGGAGAAATTGAGAGGTTTTGTTGAGAAAGAACTATTCCCAGCATGGGGAGTCAGTTATGCAGCTACCTTTTACTGGTTGAAG GGGATGGATTCAGAATACCAATCAAGATTGAAACCTCTACAAGATAATCAAGTCATTATTAGCATCCCAGGGGATTATTCGAGGAAGCCCCCAATAGGAG aGTTGCTTATGGAGTATGTACCAGAGCTCAAGCCAGCTCGATGTATTGAACTATTTGCTAGAGAAATGCAGGCTGGATGGATTTCTTGGGGCAATGAACCCCTCCACTTTCAGGAGTTGAGATATTTTAGAGGCACTAGGGAAAAGGGATAA
- the LOC117907450 gene encoding methyltransferase-like protein 2 isoform X1, whose protein sequence is MGPAQQILENLSAQRKRRWAVKMAVAETSDRLSAFLSSGIYRLESSNAVFIDPVRVLNRSYSRFRVSPSMYYSRFFDSKHEDQESRFSSNSRKRKRKEKQPHALNERERSADERHQEARPLLLKAHESLLEATDLLSVICNLRNDVCSLTESEESLPIVEQSFVELGRVWQAPLYEIILHFHQHCKPSGDASSPLIQYKEERVIPIFNNLVVNETSDNVEAEFLNSRYVIPRESCFYMSDLRQIHNLIPAESDCGFSLIVIDPPWENKSASQKLVYSTLPNRYFLSLPIKKLTHTEGALIALWVTNREKLRGFVEKELFPAWGVSYAATFYWLKVKLDGSLISDLDLFHHRPYECLLLGYCHGEGMDSEYQSRLKPLQDNQVIISIPGDYSRKPPIGELLMEYVPELKPARCIELFAREMQAGWISWGNEPLHFQELRYFRGTREKG, encoded by the exons ATGGGACCGGCCCAGCAGATCCTTGAAAACTTGTCGGCACAGAGGAAGAGACGCTGGGCTGTGAAAATGGCGGTCGCGGAAACCAGCGACCGCTTGTCTGCGTTCCTGAGCTCAGGCATATACCGACTGGAGAGCAGCAATGCCGTGTTCATAGATCCGGTTCGTGTCCTAAACCGTTCATATTCCCGATTTAGGGTGTCTCCGTCTATGTATTATTCTCGTTTCTTCGATTCCAAACACGAGGATCAGGAATCTAGGTTTTCTTCGAACTCAAGAAAGCGGAAACGCAAGGAGAAACAACCTCACGCTCTTAACGAGAGAGAGCGATCAGCTGATGAACGACACCAG GAAGCAAGGCCTTTGCTGTTGAAGGCACATGAATCTTTATTGGAAGCTACTGATCTTTTATCGGTTATCTGCAATTTAAGGAATGATGTATGTTCTTTAACAGAGAGCGAAGAATCATTGCCGATAGTTGAACAGTCTTTTGTGGAGCTTGGAAGGGTTTGGCAAGCCCCTTTGTACGAGATAATTCTTCACTTTCATCAACATTGCAAGCCTTCCGGCGATGCAA GTTCCCCTCTCATACAGTATAAAGAAGAAAGGGTTATCCCAATATTTAACAACTTAGTTGTTAATGAGACAAGTGATAATGTTGAGGCTGAATTTCTGAACAGCCGATATGTAATTCCCAGAGAGAGCTGTTTCTACATG TCGGATTTAAGGCAGATTCACAACCTGATTCCTG CTGAATCCGATTGTGGCTTCAGTCTTATAGTGATTGATCCACCTTGGGAAAACAAAAGTGCCAGTCAGAAATTGGT GTACTCAACTTTGCCGAACCGTTACTTCTTATCCCTTCCCATTAAGAAACTTACTCACACTGAAGGAGCACTTATAGCACTATGGGTGACCAACAGGGAGAAATTGAGAGGTTTTGTTGAGAAAGAACTATTCCCAGCATGGGGAGTCAGTTATGCAGCTACCTTTTACTGGTTGAAG GTGAAATTAGATGGCTCTTTGATCAGTGACTTAGATCTCTTTCATCATAGACCGTATGAATGCCTCCTCCTTGGCTACTGTCATGGGGAG GGGATGGATTCAGAATACCAATCAAGATTGAAACCTCTACAAGATAATCAAGTCATTATTAGCATCCCAGGGGATTATTCGAGGAAGCCCCCAATAGGAG aGTTGCTTATGGAGTATGTACCAGAGCTCAAGCCAGCTCGATGTATTGAACTATTTGCTAGAGAAATGCAGGCTGGATGGATTTCTTGGGGCAATGAACCCCTCCACTTTCAGGAGTTGAGATATTTTAGAGGCACTAGGGAAAAGGGATAA
- the LOC117907758 gene encoding geranylgeranyl pyrophosphate synthase, chloroplastic-like, with amino-acid sequence MRSMTLVDRPWVRDFNQSSLFGSALGMSYGPIGAGPGCTSSVRVGTKTPHLHGAVFAIITKEDSVKEGKGPTQKETPFSFKDYMIQKASSVHKALDEAVYVKSPIKIYEAMRYSLLAGGKRVRPALCLAACELVGGDESNAMPAACAVEMIHTMSLIHDDLPCMDNDDLRRGKPTNHKVFGEDVAVLAGDSLLAFAFEHIATATSGVPSSRIVAAVGELAKSIGAEGLVAGQVVDISSTGQSDVGLDQLEFIHIHKTAALLEAAVVLGALLGGGSDEEVEKLRKYARQVGLLFQVVDDILDVTKSSQELGKTAGKDLVTDKATYPKLMGLEKSREFAENLNKEAKEQLSGFDLEKAAPLIALADYIAYRQN; translated from the coding sequence ATGAGGTCGATGACTTTGGTGGATCGACCATGGGTTCGTGATTTCAATCAATCAAGCTTATTTGGGTCTGCGCTGGGAATGAGCTATGGCCCCATTGGGGCCGGACCTGGTTGCACATCATCTGTGAGAGTGGGAACAAAGACGCCACATTTGCATGGTGCGGTTTTTGCGATTATCACAAAGGAGGACTCTGTGAAGGAGGGGAAGGGCCCCACCCAGAAGGAAACGCCCTTCAGTTTCAAGGATTACATGATTCAGAAGGCCAGTTCGGTGCATAAAGCCTTGGACGAGGCTGTTTACGTGAAAAGCCCTATCAAAATCTATGAAGCAATGCGCTACTCTCTCCTCGCCGGCGGCAAGCGTGTCCGGCCGGCTCTCTGTTTAGCCGCTTGCGAGCTCGTGGGCGGGGATGAGTCCAACGCCATGCCGGCGGCTTGTGCGGTCGAAATGATTCACACTATGTCTCTGATTCACGACGACCTCCCCTGTATGGACAACGACGACCTCCGGCGAGGAAAGCCGACCAACCACAAAGTCTTCGGGGAAGACGTCGCCGTTCTGGCCGGTGATTCTCTTCTGGCATTCGCATTCGAGCACATTGCGACTGCCACAAGCGGGGTTCCGTCATCCAGAATTGTGGCAGCAGTGGGTGAATTGGCGAAATCCATTGGAGCAGAGGGGCTAGTTGCAGGGCAGGTGGTGGATATAAGCAGTACAGGACAGTCCGATGTGGGGCTAGACCAACTGGAGTTCATACACATACACAAGACCGCGGCATTGCTGGAGGCAGCGGTGGTTCTTGGGGCCTTACTGGGAGGTGGGAGCGATGAGGAGGTGGAGAAATTGAGAAAGTATGCGAGGCAGGTTGGGCTACTGTTTCAAGTGGTGGATGACATTCTTGATGTCACCAAATCATCTCAGGAACTGGGGAAGACGGCAGGCAAGGATTTGGTAACCGATAAGGCAACCTACCCCAAACTAATGGGGCTGGAGAAATCAAGAGAATTTGCAGAGAATCTCAACAAGGAAGCAAAGGAACAGCTTTCTGGATTTGATTTGGAGAAGGCAGCGCCTTTGATTGCGCTTGCTGATTATATCGCTTACCGGCAAAATTAA
- the LOC117907759 gene encoding NEDD8-conjugating enzyme Ubc12-like, producing MIRLFKEKEKLKEIAESSDGRAPVKKLSAGELRLHKDISELNLPESCGISFPNGKDDLLNFEITIRPDEGFYGGWDFVFSFEVPLMYPHEAPKVKCKTKVYHPNIDLAGNVCLNILREDWNPVLNINTIIYGLYHLFTQPSHEDPLNPDAAALLRASSQGFQAVVRHVMTNGYRGETYHPRFMQHMKAASQHQSRLK from the exons ATGATTAGACTCtttaaagaaaaggagaaactgaaggaaattGCTGAAAGTTCAGACGGAAGAGCTCCAGTGAAGAAGCTAAGTGCAGGAGAATTACGGCTTCATAAAG ATATAAGTGAGTTGAACCTACCTGAATCTTGTGGCATATCATTCCCCAATGGGAAGGATGATCTCTTGAACTTTGAGATCACTATTCGGCCTGATGAAGGATTTTATGG AGGTTGGGATTTTGTGTTCTCCTTTGAAGTTCCCCTTATGTACCCTCATGAGGCACCCAAGGTCAAATGCAAGACAAAG GTCTACCATCCTAACATTGACTTGGCAGGAAATGTCTGTCTTAACATTCTTCGGGAGGACTGGAACCCTGTCCTAAACATAAACACTATCATCTATGGGCTGTATCATCTATTCACG CAACCCAGTCACGAAGACCCTCTCAATCCTGATGCAGCTGCACTGTTGAGGGCTTCTTCACAAGGATTTCAAGCTGTTGTGAGACATGTAATGACTAATGGGTATAGAGGAGAGACATATCACCCTCGATTCATGCAGCATATGAAGGCAGCATCCCAACATCAGTCACGACTCAAATAA
- the LOC117907036 gene encoding protein BRASSINAZOLE-RESISTANT 1-like, with the protein MTSERTPTRRKASWKERENNMRRERRRRAIAAKIYAGLRAQGNYRLPKHCDNNEVLKALCSEAGWTVEDDGTTYRKGCKPPPSTEIAGTSTNNTPCSSQKPSPPSSSFPSAIASYQPSPSSSNLSFMDANASLNILPFLYKSIPSSLPPLRISNSAPVTPPISSPTSRVPMPKPNWESLAKESMASIHHHYPIFAASAPASPSRCQYIAPATIPEYEESDTSTVESGQWVSFQTFARHLAPLPPTFNLMKPVAQKISPDEATKEKGITPELEIGSAQVKPWEGERIHEVGLDDLELTLGSGKSRSKG; encoded by the exons ATGACGTCAGAGCGGACGCCGACGAGGAGGAAGGCGTCGTGGAAGGAGAGGGAGAACAACATGAGGAGAGAGAGGAGGAGGAGAGCCATAGCGGCAAAGATATATGCGGGCCTCAGGGCTCAGGGCAACTATCGTCTTCCGAAACACTGCGATAACAACGAGGTCCTCAAGGCTCTCTGCTCCGAAGCTGGTTGGACCGTTGAAGATGACGGCACCACCTATCGCAAG GGATGCAAGCCTCCCCCCTCAACTGAGATTGCAGGAACCTCCACAAACAACACTCCCTGCTCTTCCCAGAAACCAAGCCCACCATCTTCCTCCTTTCCAAGCGCAATCGCTTCCTACCAACCCAGTCCCTCATCCTCAAACCTGTCTTTCATGGATGCCAATGCCTCTCTCAATATCCTTCCATTTCTCTACAAGTCTATCCCTTCATCTCTGCCTCCTCTCCGAATATCAAACAGTGCTCCTGTAACCCCACCTATTTCGTCCCCAACCTCCAGAGTTCCCATGCCTAAACCCAACTGGGAGTCCCTTGCCAAAGAATCCATGGCCTCTATCCATCACCATTACCCAATCTTTGCTGCTTCTGCACCAGCAAGCCCTTCTCGCTGTCAGTATATTGCTCCTGCCACTATACCTGAATATGAGGAGTCTGACACCTCAACTGTTGAGTCAGGCCAGTGGGTGAGTTTCCAGACGTTTGCACGCCATCTTGCTCCATTGCCCCCAACCTTCAATCTTATGAAACCTGTGGCTCAGAAAATTTCACCAGATGAAGCAACCAAAGAGAAGGGGATAACTCCCGAGTTGGAAATTGGAAGTGCACAGGTGAAGCCCTGGGAAGGGGAGAGGATTCATGAGGTAGGTTTGGATGATCTGGAGCTTACACTAGGAAGTGGAAAGAGTAGGAGTAAAGGCTAA
- the LOC117907034 gene encoding DNA-3-methyladenine glycosylase 1 translates to MAMSVATKLQSPAKPLSEGRVVLGPGGNRFRVSEEAKRKKEGLKKPQQHRKQPSEVPEAVVRNNLSFESSCSSDSSSSGSSVKMVNSRGRVKRNGLKPVKVVPHGVEVPAKRCDWITPNSDPLYTSFHDEEWGVPVHDDKKLFELLVLSQALAELSWPTILNKRDIFRKLFDNFDPSSIAKFTDKKLLSLKASGGTLLSEPKLRAVIENANQMLKVQQEFGSFSNYCWSFINHKPMKNGFRYARQVPVKTPKSELISKDLMQRGFRCVGPTVIYSFMQVAGLVNDHLLTCFRFQECNSNIKKDLQAKTEETEVLTNALENNCLSHD, encoded by the exons ATGGCAATGTCTGTAGCAACGAAGCTCCAATCACCCGCGAAACCGCTTTCTGAAGGCCGGGTGGTTCTGGGTCCTGGCGGGAACAGATTTAGGGTTTCAGAAGAAGCTAAACGCAAAAAGGAGGGTTTGAAGAAGCCGCAGCAGCACAGGAAGCAGCCGTCGGAGGTTCCGGAAGCGGTTGTCCGGaataatttgtcttttgagAGCTCGTGTTCTTCGGATTCTTCTTCAAGTGGTTCTTCTGTAAAAATGGTGAATTCTAGGGGGAGAGTGAAGCGCAATGGGTTGAAGCCTGTGAAGGTGGTTCCTCATGGCGTTGAGGTTCCGGCGAAGCGGTGTGATTGGATCACTCCAAACTCGG ACCCACTTTATACTTCTTTCCATGATGAAGAATGGGGAGTTCCTGTTCATGATGATAAGAAACTATTTGAGCTACTAGTCTTATCACAAGCATTGGCAGAACTAAGCTGGCCCACAATACTTAACAAGAGAGACATATTCAG GAAGCTTTTTGACAATTTTGATCCATCATCTATTGCAAAGTTCACTGATAAGAAGTTGCTATCACTAAAAGCTAGTGGTGGCACATTGCTATCTGAACCAAAGCTTCGTGCCGTCATTGAAAATGCTAACCAGATGCTTAag GTTCAGCAGGAGTTTGGTTCCTTCAGCAACTACTGCTGGAGCTTCATTAATCATAAGCCAATGAAAAACGGATTCCGCTATGCACGTCAAGTACCGGTTAAGACGCCAAAATCAGAACTCATAAGCAAGGATTTGATGCAGAGAGGCTTTCGTTGTGTTGGCCCAACTGTCATTTATTCATTCATGCAAGTTGCAGGGCTTGTCAATGATCACCTTCTAACATGCTTCAGATTCCAGGAATGtaattcaaatatcaaaaaGGATCTTCAAGCTAAGACAGAGGAAACAGAGGTTCTAACTAACGCTCTGGAGAACAATTGCTTATCTCACGATTGA